A genomic stretch from Mesoplodon densirostris isolate mMesDen1 chromosome 3, mMesDen1 primary haplotype, whole genome shotgun sequence includes:
- the LOC132487017 gene encoding obscurin-like: MGQQKEGGPGSLCGKQPPSVDPDDANKLVPYTVFALLFFAYPPGDSDDSGGRGPPGLALETNQWTAQALSIDSPGWTLSIDLWGPPPSALPAPNVWLEQEDAAIPPPGALGQVDGESTSIQRTLMCPEAPGPTTGEHTSPGPTPGGPPELQEAGQNPPGVEAGDASGEPRKVPQPLSHEGLEQNSRAHAEVQERVVPIRMEGAACPRAGATELWDIHSHVFTETQHRTYVYQASDTYATRPPSMQVTIEDVQAQRGGVTQFQAVIEGNPQPTVTWYKDGVQLVDGPRLSQQQEGTTYSLVLRDVAQHDAGVYTCLAHNAGGQVLCKAELLVHGAFPSLATGDSEQSSRRKLHSFYEVKEEIGRGVFGFVKRVQHKGNQMSCAAKFIPLRSRTRFQAYRERDILAGLSHPLVTALLDQFETRKTLILILELCSSEELLDRLFKKSVVTEAEVKVYIQQLVEGLHYLHGQGILHLDIKPPNILMVHPAREDIKICDFGFAQRITPAEPQYSKYGSPEFVAPEIIEQTPVSEASDIWALGVISYLSLTCSSPFAGESDRATLLNVLEGRVSWSSPMATHLSEEAQDFIKAALQKAVEARPSAAKCLAHPWFLKSVPAEEAHFINTKQLKFLLARSRWQRSLMSYKSVLVMRSIPELLQGPPHSPSLGVARHLRGDTSASSSSSSSSDSELAPFARAKSLPPSPVTHSPLLHPRGFLRPSASLPEEAEACPPAAASPLPASPQGAQPPAALGCVPRQSVIRSLFYQQVGEGPELGGLSAGSRRHPARRRHLLKGGYFSGILPGLREPLLEHRALEEEAAREEQAAPAFQPQRSPAPQDCGTPAALAPQPPGSFPPGHCTEPLLTSPSPFFSGKPQASLSPAQASPQSDSQRGPKDTPLAGRPDPPKPPEPASHIGMEPGPSLDTEGLSQSSPSPQRPQELATTRKFSLGGHGGYAGVVGYGTFAFGGDAGGMLGQGPLWARMSWAASQSSEEEEEAGAESPPPQASTVPLPEGGRALPRASQEVSSREDLSGGSQVSLVQIRDLSRDLEAADTVSLDISEVDPAYLNLSDLYDIKYLPFEFMIFKKVPKPGEPELPPSPESEAGEELAELPEATWPWPGIPGLPASLEITEEPEDMEALLGKAADGRKRKFSPPSSSLFHFPGRQSLLEEPTELGLRQRVRASVAHISRLLRGRPEGLEKEGPPRKKAGLASFRLSGLKSRDRAPSFLRELSDEMVVLGQSVTLACQVSSQPVAQATWSKDGALLESSSRLLISSTLKNFQLLTILVVTAEDLGVYTCSVRNALGTAATTAILRKAERPSSSPRPDIGEVYADGVLLVWKPVESYGPVTYIVQCSLEGGSWSTLASDIFDCCYRTGKLSRGGMYAFRTACVSKAGVGPYSSPSEQVLLGGPSHLASEEESGASGPAQPLPSMQTFAFQTQIQRGRFSVVRQCREKASGRVLAAKIVPCHPEDRTAVLREYETLKGLRHPHLAQLQAAYLSPRHLVLILELCSGPELLPCLAQRSSYSESEVKDYLWQMLSAAQYLHAQGILHLDLRSENMIVTEYNLLKVIDFGNAQSSAQERVLPSERFKDYVETMAPELLEGQGALAQTDIWAIGITAFIMLSAEYPVSSEGMRDLQKGLRKGLIQLSRCYAGLSGGAVAFLRSTLCAHPWGRPCASSCLQCPWLTEEGPASSQPAAVTFPTASLRAFVKEREKRRALLYKKHNLAQVR, translated from the exons ATGGGGCAGCAGAAAGAG GGTGGACCAGGGTCTCTGTGTGGGAAGCAGCCCCCGTCAGTCGACCCTGATGATGCTAATAAACTGGTTCCTTACACTGTCTTTGCTCTGCTGTTTTTTGCTTATCCACCTGGTGACTCCGATGACTCGGGGGGCAGGGGCCCTCCTGGCCTGGCCCTGGAGACCAACCAGTGGACAGCCCAGGCCCTTTCCATTGACAGCCCTGGGTGGACACTCAGCATCGACCTGTGG GGGCCTCCACCTTCGGCCCTTCCTGCACCCaatgtgtggctggagcaggaag ATGCTGCCATCCCACCCCCAGGTGCCCTGGGGCAAGTGGACGGGGAGAGCACATCCATCCAGAGGACACTGATGTGCCCTGAGGCTCCGGGACCCACCACAGGGGAGcataccagccccggccccacaCCTGGGGGGCCACCTGAACTCCAGGAGGCCGGCCAGAATCCTCCAGGAGTGGAGGCTGGGGATGCATCCG GCGAGCCCCGGAAGGTGCCGCAACCTCTCTCCCACGAGGGCCTGGAGCAGAACTCTCGGGCACACGCTGAGGTCCAGGAACGCGTGGTGCCCATCCG GATGGAGGGCGCTGCCTGCCCCAGGGCAGGTGCAACAGAGCTCTGGGACATCCACAGCCACGTGTTCACAGAGACCCAGCACAGGACATATGTGTACCAGGCCAGCGACACGTATGCCACAA GGCCCCCATCCATGCAGGTCACCATTGaggacgtgcaggcccagaggGGCGGCGTGACGCAATTCCAGGCTGTCATTGAGGGCAACCCGCAGCCCACGGTGACCTGGTATAAG GACGGTGTCCAGCTGGTGGATGGCCCCCGGCTCAGCCAGCAGCAGGAAGGGACCACATACTCCCTGGTACTAAGGGATGTGGCCCAGCATGACGCTGGTGTCTACACATGCCTGGCTCACAACGCTGGTGGCCAGGTGCTATGCAAGGCAGAGCTGTTGGTCCACGGGG CTTTCCCCTCCCTGGCTACAGGAGACAGTGAGCAAAGCTCTAGGAGGAAACTGCATTCCTTCTACGAGGTCAAGGAGGAAATTGGAAG ggGTGTGTTCGGCTTCGTGAAGAGGGTACAGCACAAGGGCAACCAGATGTCCTGCGCCGCCAAGTTCATTCCCCTGCGGAGCAGAACACGTTTCCAGGCTTATCGGGAGCGGGACATCCTAGCAGGGCTGAGCCACCCGCTGGTCACTGCACTGCTGGACCAGTTTGAGACCCGAAAGACCCTGATCCTCATCCTGGAGCT GTGCTCGTCGGAGGAACTGCTGGACCGCCTGTTCAAGAAGAGTGTGGTGACAGAGGCCGAG GTCAAGGTCTACATCCAGCAGCTGGTGGAGGGGCTGCACTACCTGCACGGCCAAGGGATCCTCCACCTGGACATAAAG CCCCCCAACATCCTGATGGTGCATCCTGCTCGGGAAGACATTAAAATCTGCGATTTTGGCTTTGCCCAAAGAATCACCCCAGCAGAGCCACAGTACAGCAAGTACGGCTCCCCTGAGTTTGTGGCCCCTGAGATCATCGAGCAGACCCCTGTGAGCGAGGCCTCCGACATCTG GGCCTTGGGTGTCATCTCCTACCTCAG CCTGACCTGCTCATCCCCATTTGCTGGTGAGAGTGACCGAGCAACCCTTCTGAATGTCCTGGAAGGGCGGGTGTCCTGGAGTAGCCCCATGGCCACCCACCTCAGTGAGGAGGCCCAGGACTTTATCAAGGCTGCTCTGCAGAAGGCCGTGGA GGCCCGGCCCAGTGCCGCCAAGTGCCTTGCCCACCCTTGGTTCCTG AAGTCTGTGCCTGCGGAGGAGGCCCACTTCATCAACACCAAGCAGCTGAAGTTCCTCCTGGCCCGCAGCCGCTGGCAG CGCTCCCTGATGAGCTACAAGTCCGTCCTGGTGATGCGGTCCATCCCGGAGCTGCTCCAGGGCCCGCCCCACAGCCCATCCCTCGGGGTGGCCCGGCACCTGCGTGGTGATACCAGTGCCTCCTCCAGCAGCTCTTCCTCCTCCGACAGCGAGCTGGCACCGTTCGCCCGGGCTAAGTCGCTGCCCCCCTCCCCGGTGACCCACTCCCCGCTGCTGCACCCCCGGGGCTTCCTGCGGCCTTCTGCCAGCCTGCCTGAGGAGGCCGAGGCCTGCCCACCCGCCGCAGCCTCGCCTCTGCCTGCATCGCCCCAGGGTGCACAGCCACCAGCGGCCCTGGGCTGTGTGCCCCGGCAGAGTGTCATCCGAAGCCTGTTCTACCAGCAGGTGGGCGAGGGCCCAGAGCTAGGGGGCCTGTCCGCAGGCAGCAGACGGCACCCCGCCCGGCGGCGGCACCTTCTCAAGGGTGGCTACTTCTCGGGCATCCTGCCCGGCCTTCGAGAGCCGCTGTTGGAGCACCGTGCGCTGGAGGAGGAGGCTGCCAGGGAGGAGCAG GCTGCCCCTGCCTTTCAACCCCAGAGGAGTCCTGCCCCCCAGGACTGCGGCACTCCTGCTGCTTTGGCACCACAACCTCCTGGCTCCTTCCCTCCAGGGCACTGCACAGAGCCGCTCTTGACATCCCCGAGCCCTTTCTTCTCAGGAAAGCCACaggcctccctctccccagcccaagCAAGCCCCCAGTCAGACTCTCAGAGAGGACCGAAGGACACCCCTCTTGCCGGGAGGCCTGATCCACCCAAACCCCCAGAGCCAGCCTCCCATATAGGCATGGAGCCCGGCCCCTCCCTGGACACTGAAGGCCTGTCCCAGTCTTCGCCCAGCCCACAGCGGCCTCAGGAGCTGGCGACCACACGGAAGTTCTCCCTGGGAGGCCACGGGGGCTACGCGGGGGTGGTGGGCTACGGCACCTTTGCCTTTGGTGGGGATGCCGGTGGCATGCTGGGTCAGGGGCCCCTGTGGGCCAGAATGTCCTGGGCCGCCTCTCAGTCCtcggaagaggaggaggaggcaggggcCGAGAGCCCACCACCCCAGGCCAGCACAGTGCCTCTACCTGAGGGTGGCAGGGCCCTCCCGAGGGCCTCCCAGGAGGTGAGCTCACGGGAAGACTTAAGTGGGGGCTCTCAGGTGTCGCTCGTACAGATCCGGGACCTGTCCAGGGACCTGGAAGCGGCTGACACTGTGTCTCTGGACATCTCGGAAGTGGATCCTGCCTACCTCAATTTGTCTGACCTGTACGACATCAAATACCTCCCATTTGAGTTCATGATCTTCAAGAAGGTCCCCAAGCCTGGGGAGCCAGAGCTACCGCCCTCCCCCGAGTCTGAGGCTGGGGAGGAGCTGGCTGAGCTCCCAGAGGCCACGTGGCCCTGGCCGGGCATTCCGGGCCTGCCAGCAAGCCTGGAGATCACAGAGGAGCCAGAGGACATGGAGGCCCTGCTCGGGAAGGCTGCTGATGGCAGGAAGCGCAAGTTTTCACCCCCTTCCAGCAGTCTCTTCCACTTCCCCGGGAGGCAATCACTGCTGGAGGAGCCCACAGAGCTGGGGCTACGCCAGAGAGTGAGGGCCTCGGTGGCCCACATCTCCCGCCTCCTGAGGGGCAGGCCTGAAG GTCTGGAGAAGGAGGGCCCCCCCAGGAAGAAGGCAGGCCTAGCTTCCTTCCGCCTATCAGGCCTGAAGAGCAGGGACCGAG CACCATCGTTCCTAAGGGAGCTCTCGGATGAGATGGTGGTCCTGGGCCAATCTGTGACTCTGGCCTGCCAGGTGTCCTCCCAGCCAGTTGCACAGGCCACCTGGAGTAAAG ATGGGGCTCTTCTTGAGAGCAGCAGCCGCCTCCTCATCTCCTCCACGCTCAAGAACTTCCAGCTTCTGACCATCCTGGTGGTGACTGCCGAGGACCTGGGCGTGTACACGTGCAGTGTGCGCAATGCGCTGGGGACGGCGGCCACCACAGCCATTCTCCGGAAGGCAG AGcgcccctcttcctccccacGCCCGGACATCGGGGAGGTGTATGCGGATGGGGTGCTGCTGGTCTGGAAGCCTGTGGAGTCATATGGCCCTGTGACCTATATCGTGCAGTGCAGCTTGGAAG GCGGCAGCTGGAGCACACTGGCCTCGGACATCTTCGACTGCTGCTACCGCACCGGCAAGCTTTCTCGGGGCGGGATGTACGCCTTCCGGACGGCCTGTGTCAGCAAGGCGGGCGTGGGCCCCTACAGCAGCCCCTCGGAGCAGGTCCTCCTGGGAGGGCCCAGCCACCTGG CCTCTGAAGAGGAGAGCGGTGCCTCAGGGCCagcccagccgctccccagcatgCAGACCTTCGCCTTCCAGACACAGATCCAAAG GGGCCGCTTCAGCGTGGTGCGGCAGTGCCGGGAGAAGGCCAGTGGACGTGTGCTGGCTGCCAAGATCGTGCCCTGCCACCCTGAGGACAGGACTGCCGTGCTGCGGGAATACGAGACCCTCAAGGGCTTGCGCCACCCCCACCTGGCACAGCTGCAGGCTGCCTACCTCAGCCCCCGACACCTGGTCCTCATCTTGGAGCTGTGCTCTGGGCCTGAGCTGCTCCCTTGTCTGGCCCAGAG GTCCTCCTACTCGGAATCAGAGGTGAAGGATTATCTGTGGCAGATGCTAAGTGCTGCCCAGTACCTGCACGCCCAGGGTATCCTGCATCTAGACCTCAGGTCCGAGAACATGATTGTCACAGAGTACAACCTGCTCAAGGTCATCGACTTTGGAAACGCCCAGAGCTCCGCCCAGGAGAGGGTCCTGCCCTCGGAGAGGTTCAAGGACTACGTGGAGACCATGG CTCCGGAGCTCCTAGAGGGCCAGGGTGCCCTCGCGCAGACCGACATCTGGGCCATAGGTATCACGGCCTTCATTAT GTTGAGCGCTGAGTACCCGGTGAGCAGCGAGGGAATGCGAGACCTGCAGAAAGGCCTGCGCAAGGGTCTCATCCAGCTGAGCCGCTGCTACGCGGGGCTGTCCGGGGGTGCTGTGGCCTTCCTCCGAAGCACGCTGTGCGCGCACCCCTG GGGCCGCCCATGCGCGTCCAGCTGCCTGCAGTGCCCGTGGCTGACCGAGGAGGGCCCCGCCAGCTCCCAGCCTGCGGCCGTGACCTTCCCCACCGCAAGTCTCCGCGCCTTCGTGAAAGAGCGCGAGAAGAGGCGGGCGCTGCTGTACAAAAAACACAACCTGGCCCAGGTGCGCTGA